One genomic segment of [Phormidium] sp. ETS-05 includes these proteins:
- a CDS encoding ABC transporter ATP-binding protein — protein MQLINPGRGIEILIPYLRPQWPTIARAMACTLGFTIFWPILAQLAGQIAGLIGAGKVGATAQVAGIAALVFLLRGAVQYGQDALMAKAALAISLSLRQRTCAHLLTLSPGYFTTAKSGDISYRLTEDIDRIGEAINKFFHQFVPCILQLLILLGYMIYLNWQLTAATFIIAPGMAILIGWFGEKLRIYSHRSQSRISDLSALIAEVVSGIRIVQAFAAEEYTLQRFSQEAQRHTAARYAAERLKAIQFPVIGFLEALAVLLLFLLGGWQIAEGNLTGGDFVSYCAAVALLIDPISITTSNYNEFKQVEASIDRIFELLAVKAQVDNRPDAIVMPPVKGLVEYRQVSFAYEPGQMVIENLNLVVEPGEVIALVGASGAGKTTIVNLLPRFYDILSGEILVDGINIRDVQLASWRRQIGIVPQETLLFSGTIAENIAFGQFEWDKKAIEAAAKAANAHQFITEMPSGYYTAVGERGVNLSGGQRQRIAIARAVLLDPRILILDEATSALDAESEALVQEALERLMQNRTVFIIAHRLATVRRCDRILVLERGRIIEEGTHQQLLDLGGRYASFHAQQFY, from the coding sequence ATGCAATTAATAAATCCTGGTCGCGGGATTGAAATACTGATACCATATTTGCGTCCCCAGTGGCCAACGATCGCCCGTGCGATGGCCTGCACCTTGGGATTTACCATATTTTGGCCAATTTTGGCGCAACTGGCGGGACAAATTGCTGGTTTAATTGGCGCGGGAAAAGTGGGAGCAACTGCCCAAGTCGCCGGTATCGCTGCCCTAGTATTTCTGCTGCGCGGTGCCGTACAATATGGCCAAGACGCCCTCATGGCAAAAGCCGCCTTAGCCATTTCCCTATCCTTGCGCCAACGCACTTGCGCCCACCTCCTAACCCTCAGTCCCGGTTATTTTACCACCGCCAAAAGTGGCGATATCTCCTACCGCCTCACCGAAGATATCGATCGCATCGGCGAAGCCATCAACAAATTTTTCCATCAATTTGTCCCCTGCATCCTCCAACTCTTAATCTTGCTGGGGTACATGATTTATCTCAACTGGCAGCTCACCGCCGCCACCTTCATCATCGCCCCAGGGATGGCAATTTTAATTGGTTGGTTTGGCGAAAAACTGCGGATTTATTCCCATCGCAGTCAAAGCCGAATTTCTGATTTATCCGCCTTAATTGCAGAAGTAGTCAGCGGTATCCGCATCGTCCAAGCCTTCGCCGCCGAAGAATACACCCTGCAGCGATTTTCCCAAGAAGCCCAACGCCACACCGCCGCTAGATACGCCGCCGAACGCCTGAAAGCCATTCAATTTCCCGTCATCGGCTTTTTAGAAGCCTTAGCCGTCCTACTCCTATTTTTACTCGGCGGTTGGCAAATAGCCGAAGGTAATTTAACCGGGGGAGATTTTGTCAGCTACTGCGCCGCCGTTGCCCTATTAATCGACCCCATCTCGATTACCACCAGTAATTATAATGAATTCAAACAAGTAGAGGCATCAATTGACCGGATTTTTGAACTATTAGCCGTAAAAGCGCAGGTGGATAATCGCCCTGATGCGATCGTCATGCCCCCAGTCAAAGGTTTAGTAGAATACCGCCAGGTGAGTTTTGCCTATGAACCGGGGCAAATGGTGATAGAAAATCTCAACTTAGTCGTAGAACCAGGAGAAGTAATTGCCTTGGTGGGTGCTTCCGGTGCGGGCAAAACCACGATTGTGAACTTACTCCCGAGATTTTACGATATCTTGTCTGGGGAAATCTTGGTTGATGGCATCAATATCCGGGATGTGCAGCTTGCTAGTTGGCGGCGACAAATTGGCATTGTCCCCCAAGAAACCTTGCTATTTTCTGGCACCATTGCGGAAAATATTGCTTTCGGACAGTTTGAGTGGGACAAAAAGGCGATAGAAGCTGCAGCAAAAGCCGCTAACGCCCACCAATTTATCACGGAAATGCCGTCTGGTTATTACACAGCGGTGGGAGAAAGGGGGGTGAATCTCTCTGGGGGACAGCGACAGCGCATTGCCATCGCTCGGGCGGTTTTGCTCGACCCCCGCATCCTGATTTTAGATGAAGCCACATCGGCTTTAGATGCAGAGTCTGAGGCTCTGGTACAGGAAGCTTTGGAAAGGTTGATGCAAAACCGCACCGTGTTTATTATTGCTCACCGCCTCGCCACCGTGCGCCGATGCGATCGGATTTTAGTTCTAGAACGGGGCCGCATCATTGAAGAAGGCACCCATCAACAACTGCTCGATCTCGGCGGACGCTACGCCAGTTTTCACGCCCAGCAATTTTATTGA
- a CDS encoding AAA family ATPase, which yields MRIEYLRVQNYRALRDLELKGITPLTVFLGPNGSGKSTIFDVFAFLSECFTIGLRKACDRRGRFRELRTRGVDGEIIIELKYREKSKSPLITYHLAIAEGYKGPQVAEEWLQWRRGERGKPFKFLDFKQGEGQVITGEMPDEKDDRISEKLNSPEMLAVSTLGQFAKHPRVSALRQFITGWYLSYLTADSTRSLPEAGPQERLSPTGDNLPNVIQYLKEQHPERLQQILQTLSSRVPRLERVDAEMMQDGRLLLQIKDAPFTQPILAKFASDGTLKMLAYLTVLYDPEPPLFCGIEEPENHLHPRLLPELAEECIRASANTQLMVTTHSPFFVNSLNPEQLWVLYRDEHGYTQAQRTADMRGIKEMMEHGALLGQLWMEDYFDVGNPLVNSGASKRDKYHK from the coding sequence ATGCGCATAGAATACCTGCGAGTCCAGAACTACCGCGCTCTCCGTGACTTAGAACTCAAAGGCATTACCCCCCTCACGGTTTTTTTAGGGCCGAATGGCAGCGGAAAATCGACGATTTTTGATGTATTTGCTTTTTTGTCCGAATGCTTTACCATTGGTTTGCGCAAAGCCTGCGACAGGCGGGGGAGATTTCGGGAACTGCGCACCAGAGGCGTTGATGGAGAAATTATCATTGAGCTAAAATATCGGGAAAAATCCAAATCTCCACTTATCACCTACCATCTTGCTATTGCTGAAGGCTACAAAGGCCCCCAAGTGGCGGAAGAATGGCTACAATGGCGACGCGGGGAAAGAGGGAAACCTTTTAAATTTCTCGATTTTAAACAAGGGGAGGGACAAGTCATTACCGGGGAAATGCCAGATGAAAAAGACGATCGCATATCTGAAAAACTCAACTCCCCAGAAATGCTCGCAGTTAGCACCCTGGGACAGTTTGCCAAACACCCCCGCGTTAGCGCCTTACGCCAGTTTATCACTGGTTGGTATCTTTCCTATTTAACCGCCGACAGCACCCGCAGCCTCCCAGAAGCCGGTCCCCAAGAAAGATTATCCCCCACCGGCGATAACCTCCCCAATGTCATCCAATATCTCAAAGAACAACATCCAGAACGCTTGCAGCAAATTTTGCAGACTCTCTCCAGTCGCGTTCCCCGTCTGGAAAGAGTTGATGCGGAAATGATGCAGGATGGGAGACTATTGCTGCAAATTAAAGATGCTCCTTTCACTCAACCCATTCTCGCCAAATTTGCCTCTGACGGCACGCTGAAAATGCTCGCCTACCTTACCGTATTATACGACCCAGAACCGCCTCTATTCTGTGGCATTGAAGAACCAGAAAACCACCTCCATCCTCGGTTATTGCCAGAATTAGCCGAAGAATGTATTCGCGCTTCCGCCAACACCCAGTTAATGGTGACAACCCATTCCCCCTTTTTTGTTAATTCCCTGAACCCAGAGCAATTATGGGTGCTTTATCGTGATGAACATGGCTACACTCAAGCTCAGCGTACTGCTGATATGAGGGGCATTAAAGAAATGATGGAACATGGAGCGTTATTAGGTCAGTTATGGATGGAGGATTATTTTGATGTGGGCAATCCTTTGGTTAACTCCGGTGCCTCCAAGCGGGATAAATATCACAAATAA
- a CDS encoding DUF4276 family protein, with translation MSAQKALQNILPKIFGANITFDIHPYQGKLDLINKLPQRLKGYKAWLPPDYRIVVLVDEDREDCHKLKLKLEKIAIDAGFTTKSMAPDGSFQVLNRVAVEELEAWFFGDIPAIVKAYPKVSANLASKSSYRNPDAITGGTWEDLERVLQKAGYHQGGLEKNKAAREISQFMELESNCSPSFQAFYLGILTMVQVNT, from the coding sequence ATGTCTGCCCAAAAAGCCCTGCAAAATATCCTGCCAAAAATTTTCGGGGCTAACATAACCTTTGATATTCATCCCTACCAAGGGAAATTAGATTTAATCAACAAACTCCCTCAACGATTGAAAGGATATAAGGCTTGGTTGCCACCAGATTATCGGATTGTGGTTTTAGTTGATGAAGATAGAGAAGATTGTCACAAGTTAAAATTAAAACTGGAAAAAATTGCTATTGATGCGGGCTTTACTACTAAATCAATGGCTCCTGACGGCTCGTTTCAAGTCTTAAATCGGGTGGCAGTTGAGGAACTAGAGGCTTGGTTTTTTGGAGATATCCCAGCGATAGTTAAGGCTTATCCTAAAGTTTCGGCAAATTTAGCAAGTAAATCCAGCTACAGAAACCCGGATGCAATTACAGGTGGTACGTGGGAAGATTTAGAAAGAGTCCTGCAAAAAGCTGGTTATCATCAAGGTGGTTTGGAGAAAAATAAAGCAGCAAGAGAAATTTCTCAATTTATGGAACTCGAATCTAATTGCTCTCCGAGTTTTCAAGCATTTTACCTCGGCATTTTAACAATGGTACAGGTAAATACATAA
- the psbA gene encoding photosystem II q(b) protein, which translates to MNTLIGQRKAQPGITTWWDEFCDWITSTDNRIYIGWFGVLMIPTLCAATICFVIAYLAAPPVDMDGIREPVIGALLGGNNMMTAAVVPTSAAIGLHFYPIWEAANLEEWLYNGGPYQLIIFHFLIGVWCYLGRLWELSYRLGMRPWIALAFSAPAAAATAVFLVYPIGQGSFSEGMPLGISGTFHFMLAFQAEHNILMHPLHMLGVIGILGGALLGALHGSLVVSSLVRETSDIESANLGYKFGQEESTYNLLAGHYGYVGRLLIPSVGSKNSRTIHFRLAALPVIGIWCATLGIGVMAFNVNGFNFNHSVLDSSGRVIRTDADLLNRANIGIQVMHSPNAHNFPLTLAGGSATSVTF; encoded by the coding sequence ATGAACACATTAATCGGACAAAGAAAAGCCCAACCAGGTATCACTACTTGGTGGGATGAGTTTTGCGACTGGATTACCAGCACCGACAATCGCATCTATATCGGTTGGTTTGGCGTGCTGATGATTCCCACCCTCTGCGCTGCTACTATTTGTTTTGTCATTGCCTATCTGGCGGCGCCGCCAGTGGATATGGACGGCATTCGCGAGCCGGTTATCGGAGCCCTGCTAGGGGGTAATAATATGATGACCGCCGCTGTGGTGCCTACCTCCGCCGCGATCGGGCTCCACTTCTACCCGATTTGGGAAGCCGCCAACCTGGAAGAATGGCTCTACAACGGCGGACCCTATCAGCTCATCATTTTCCATTTCCTCATCGGCGTTTGGTGCTACTTGGGACGCCTGTGGGAACTCAGCTATCGGTTGGGAATGCGGCCCTGGATTGCTCTGGCTTTTTCCGCTCCCGCCGCCGCTGCTACCGCCGTGTTCTTGGTTTACCCGATCGGGCAAGGTAGCTTCTCCGAAGGCATGCCCCTAGGAATCTCTGGCACCTTCCATTTCATGCTGGCATTCCAAGCCGAACACAACATCCTGATGCACCCCCTGCATATGCTCGGCGTCATCGGTATTCTCGGCGGAGCCTTACTGGGCGCCCTCCACGGGTCCCTAGTAGTATCTAGCCTAGTGCGGGAAACCTCCGACATCGAATCCGCCAATCTGGGCTATAAATTCGGGCAAGAAGAAAGCACCTACAACCTGTTAGCCGGACATTATGGCTATGTGGGACGGTTACTCATTCCCTCTGTGGGTTCAAAAAACAGCCGCACTATCCACTTCCGGCTAGCCGCCCTGCCTGTAATTGGCATTTGGTGCGCCACCCTCGGCATTGGCGTCATGGCTTTTAACGTGAATGGATTCAACTTCAATCATTCAGTTTTAGACAGTTCCGGTCGCGTCATTCGCACCGATGCAGATTTGCTCAACCGAGCCAATATCGGCATCCAAGTGATGCACTCCCCCAACGCCCATAATTTCCCCCTCACCTTGGCTGGGGGCTCGGCGACATCTGTCACTTTTTAG
- the menD gene encoding 2-succinyl-5-enolpyruvyl-6-hydroxy-3-cyclohexene-1-carboxylic-acid synthase produces MPIDFSNTNTVWASIIVETLHKLGLTTAVICPGSRSTPLAFAFAAASLEAIPVLDERAAAFFALGIARQTGKPVALVCTSGTAGANFFPAVIEARESGVPLIILTADRPPELRDCRAGQAIDQVKLYGNYPNWQAELAIPALEMPMLQYLRQMTIHAWERCLYPVRGPVHLNCPFRDPLVPIPEPAAMSLAAEFDKEGFFDMVQPSPPSPPLPKRERGEKDAHNTPSPHLGGGAGGEGTIRVRGEEYLYNRDTPHSGVLEFMASDTHIVPWQLWQQCERGIIIAGPAQPQSPMEYVISIDRLSQILGWPVLAEGLSPLRNYASFNPYLISTYDLILRNPELAAQSLPQSLAPEMVIQIGDLPTSKQLREWLAATAPRRWVLDPNPHNFDPLHGATVHLRLGVTQLSFPDGMVAAANSSYLQLWCAAETAVGAKRDRLMSTITEIIEPKAAWVLSQVLPPETPLFIANSMPVRDVEYFWSPNNSHIRPFFNRGANGIDGTLSTAFGIAHRQPPSVMLTGDLALLHDTNGFLISRQFRGSLTIVLINNNGGGIFEMLPVAKFDPPFEEFFATPQNIDFARLGATYGVKHHLITSWQQLIGMLNPLPEIGVRILELQTNRKIDSNWRRETLRYLAAIG; encoded by the coding sequence ATGCCGATTGATTTTAGCAATACAAACACGGTTTGGGCTTCGATTATTGTGGAAACTTTGCATAAGCTGGGATTAACTACAGCAGTTATTTGTCCCGGTTCTCGTTCCACACCTTTGGCTTTTGCTTTTGCCGCTGCATCTCTGGAAGCTATCCCGGTTTTGGATGAAAGAGCGGCGGCGTTTTTTGCCTTGGGTATCGCCCGCCAAACGGGAAAACCCGTGGCTCTAGTTTGCACTTCTGGGACGGCGGGGGCTAATTTCTTTCCGGCTGTGATAGAAGCTCGGGAAAGTGGGGTGCCTCTAATCATTCTGACGGCGGACAGACCCCCAGAACTGCGAGACTGTCGAGCTGGTCAGGCGATCGACCAAGTGAAACTCTACGGTAATTATCCCAATTGGCAAGCCGAGTTAGCCATCCCGGCTCTGGAAATGCCGATGCTGCAATATCTGCGGCAAATGACTATCCACGCTTGGGAGCGGTGTTTGTATCCCGTCCGGGGCCCGGTTCACCTTAATTGTCCCTTCCGGGACCCTTTGGTGCCCATACCAGAACCCGCCGCGATGAGTTTGGCGGCGGAGTTTGATAAGGAGGGGTTTTTTGATATGGTGCAACCCTCACCCCCCAGCCCCCCTCTCCCAAAAAGGGAGAGGGGGGAGAAAGATGCTCATAACACCCCCTCCCCCCACCTGGGGGGGGGGGCAGGGGGTGAGGGCACCATTAGGGTTAGGGGTGAGGAGTATTTGTATAATCGAGATACTCCCCATTCTGGGGTGTTGGAATTTATGGCATCGGATACCCATATCGTCCCCTGGCAACTTTGGCAGCAATGTGAGCGGGGAATTATTATTGCTGGACCGGCACAACCCCAGTCCCCAATGGAATATGTCATTAGTATCGATCGCCTCTCCCAGATTTTAGGCTGGCCGGTCCTCGCCGAGGGTTTGTCACCCCTGCGGAATTACGCCAGTTTTAACCCCTATCTCATCTCCACTTATGACCTCATTCTCCGCAACCCAGAACTAGCGGCCCAGTCATTGCCCCAGAGTTTGGCTCCAGAAATGGTGATTCAAATTGGGGACCTGCCCACGAGCAAGCAGTTACGGGAGTGGTTGGCAGCAACGGCCCCCCGTCGCTGGGTTCTCGACCCCAACCCGCACAACTTCGACCCCCTGCACGGTGCCACGGTTCATCTGCGTTTGGGGGTGACTCAATTATCTTTCCCCGATGGGATGGTGGCGGCGGCTAATTCCTCCTATTTACAGCTCTGGTGTGCAGCGGAAACCGCTGTGGGGGCAAAGCGCGATCGGCTCATGTCCACCATCACAGAAATCATCGAACCCAAAGCCGCCTGGGTTCTCTCCCAAGTCCTCCCCCCCGAAACCCCCCTATTCATCGCCAACAGTATGCCGGTTCGGGATGTAGAATATTTCTGGTCCCCCAACAACTCCCACATCCGCCCCTTTTTCAACCGAGGCGCCAACGGTATTGATGGCACCCTCTCCACCGCTTTCGGTATCGCTCACCGCCAGCCCCCCAGCGTTATGCTCACCGGAGACTTAGCCCTCCTCCACGACACCAACGGCTTTTTAATCAGTCGCCAGTTTCGGGGCAGTCTCACCATTGTCTTAATTAACAACAACGGCGGCGGTATCTTTGAAATGCTCCCCGTGGCCAAATTTGACCCCCCCTTCGAGGAATTCTTCGCCACCCCCCAAAATATCGACTTTGCCCGTTTGGGCGCTACCTATGGCGTCAAGCATCATTTAATTACATCTTGGCAGCAGCTTATCGGAATGTTAAATCCTTTGCCAGAAATAGGTGTTAGAATTCTAGAATTGCAAACTAATCGCAAAATAGATTCTAATTGGCGCCGGGAGACTTTGCGTTATTTGGCTGCCATTGGGTAG
- a CDS encoding isochorismate synthase — translation MPPALLPVSACEPLEIKPAIRCSMPVSSSNANLLPDQEEILTVLAACQRQRQKNRTQIVSVSLEIPPVDPLLALDALSQPSRVRFYWQKGACAVAAVGAAVQFGVKNGRNGEGRFALARDFITACLAHTVAEGALHLPFAGPHFFSAFTFFETTNPAEAAPFPPATVFLPRWQVARCDNCCVLVANFPVSAEDNIELLSWKIWQKINQINGAKKFRLFTEGNGNGTAALRKNWGEVANPENFQNAVRSALGEIGANQLQKIVLAHAVDVVKEGAFDPIASLHNLRQLYPDCYIFATSNGRGGHFIGASPERLLLIRDRHLVTDALAGSAARGVTPEADADLARSLLNSDKEQREHQFVIDFIADRLSHLGLTVRFSPGVRLRQLSNIQHLWTPMGATVPPEVHPLEILAQLHPTPAVAGVPRDIACAEIRRHEGFDRSLYAAPLGWIDARGNCEFIVGIRSALIEGDRARLYAGAGIVAGSDPQQELAEIQLKLKALLKSLV, via the coding sequence GTGCCTCCCGCGCTGCTCCCTGTCAGTGCCTGCGAACCCCTGGAAATCAAACCTGCCATCCGCTGTTCCATGCCAGTGTCATCTAGTAATGCCAATCTGTTGCCAGACCAAGAAGAAATCTTGACGGTCCTTGCTGCTTGTCAGCGGCAGAGGCAAAAAAACCGCACCCAAATTGTCAGTGTTTCCCTGGAAATCCCACCGGTGGACCCGCTCTTGGCCCTAGATGCCCTGAGTCAACCGTCCCGAGTGCGGTTTTACTGGCAAAAAGGGGCCTGTGCCGTTGCGGCTGTGGGCGCGGCGGTGCAGTTTGGGGTGAAAAATGGGCGGAATGGGGAGGGACGCTTTGCTCTTGCGAGGGATTTTATCACCGCCTGTCTCGCCCACACGGTGGCGGAGGGGGCGCTGCATTTGCCTTTTGCTGGGCCGCATTTTTTCAGTGCGTTTACTTTTTTTGAGACAACGAACCCCGCAGAAGCGGCACCTTTTCCCCCAGCGACGGTGTTTTTACCCCGGTGGCAGGTGGCTCGGTGCGATAACTGCTGCGTGTTAGTGGCGAATTTTCCTGTAAGCGCGGAGGATAATATAGAACTTTTATCCTGGAAAATCTGGCAAAAAATTAACCAAATCAACGGGGCGAAAAAATTTCGGTTATTTACTGAGGGAAATGGCAATGGCACGGCTGCACTGAGGAAAAATTGGGGAGAGGTGGCCAATCCTGAAAATTTCCAAAATGCGGTACGCTCTGCTTTGGGGGAAATTGGGGCAAATCAATTGCAGAAAATTGTCCTCGCCCACGCGGTGGATGTGGTGAAGGAGGGGGCATTTGACCCGATCGCCTCTTTACATAATCTGCGCCAACTTTATCCCGATTGCTATATTTTTGCTACCAGCAATGGTAGGGGGGGGCATTTCATCGGCGCTAGTCCAGAACGGTTGTTATTAATTCGCGATCGCCACCTGGTGACAGATGCTTTAGCGGGTTCGGCGGCGCGGGGTGTCACCCCGGAAGCAGATGCCGATTTAGCCCGCTCTTTGCTCAACAGCGACAAGGAACAGAGAGAACATCAATTCGTGATTGATTTCATTGCCGATCGGCTGTCCCATTTGGGTTTAACGGTGCGTTTCTCCCCCGGAGTTCGCCTGCGCCAACTATCAAATATCCAGCACCTATGGACGCCGATGGGGGCAACAGTTCCCCCAGAAGTGCATCCCCTGGAGATTTTGGCACAACTGCATCCCACGCCAGCGGTGGCGGGGGTGCCCCGAGATATCGCCTGCGCGGAAATTCGCCGCCATGAAGGGTTCGATCGCTCTCTCTATGCGGCTCCTTTAGGTTGGATTGATGCCCGGGGCAACTGCGAATTTATTGTGGGCATTCGCTCCGCTTTAATTGAAGGCGATCGTGCCCGTCTCTACGCTGGTGCTGGCATTGTCGCCGGTTCCGACCCCCAGCAGGAATTAGCCGAAATTCAACTGAAACTCAAGGCTTTATTAAAGTCTTTGGTTTGA
- the menA gene encoding 2-carboxy-1,4-naphthoquinone phytyltransferase — MTTQTIKPDNRKLWLAAIKPPMYSVAIMPIWVGTAVAFYETGAFNWPVFAAFTTAAILILAWENLANDVFDSETGIDKNKHHSLVNLTGNKSLIFWLGNLFLATGILEIALICWWQQDPTVLGLILLCCVLGYMYQGPPFRLGYLGLGEILCFFAFGPVGMSAAYYSQTQTWSPTNLAASAIVGIATTLILFCSHFHQVADDIAAGKRSPIVRLGTAKGAQLLPWVCGSIFAIALISTLTNTFPPLTLLACVGLPSAIKLCRHVATHHHQPDLVSNCKFIAVSLHFWSCLGFGLGFIF; from the coding sequence ATGACGACCCAGACAATCAAGCCCGACAACCGGAAGTTATGGTTAGCCGCCATCAAGCCGCCTATGTATAGTGTGGCCATTATGCCCATTTGGGTGGGAACTGCTGTGGCTTTTTATGAAACTGGCGCTTTCAATTGGCCGGTTTTTGCCGCATTTACCACCGCCGCGATTTTGATTCTCGCTTGGGAAAATCTCGCTAACGATGTATTTGACTCGGAAACCGGCATCGATAAAAACAAACATCATTCCCTGGTGAACCTCACGGGGAACAAATCCCTAATTTTCTGGCTGGGGAATTTGTTTTTGGCTACGGGGATTTTGGAAATTGCCCTGATCTGCTGGTGGCAACAAGACCCCACGGTTTTGGGGTTGATACTGCTGTGCTGCGTCCTTGGCTATATGTACCAAGGACCGCCATTCCGTCTGGGTTATCTGGGTTTGGGGGAGATTCTCTGCTTTTTCGCCTTCGGTCCGGTGGGGATGTCGGCGGCTTATTACAGTCAAACTCAAACTTGGTCCCCTACTAACCTCGCCGCTTCGGCGATCGTCGGTATTGCCACCACTTTAATCCTGTTTTGCTCCCACTTCCATCAAGTGGCAGATGATATCGCCGCCGGGAAGCGATCGCCCATAGTTCGTCTTGGCACCGCCAAAGGCGCCCAACTCCTCCCCTGGGTTTGTGGTAGCATCTTCGCGATCGCCCTCATCTCCACCCTCACCAACACCTTCCCCCCCCTCACCCTCCTCGCCTGCGTCGGTTTACCCAGCGCCATCAAACTCTGTCGTCACGTCGCCACCCATCACCACCAACCGGACCTCGTAAGCAACTGCAAATTTATCGCCGTCTCCCTCCACTTCTGGAGTTGCTTAGGCTTCGGTCTCGGCTTCATCTTTTAG
- the menH gene encoding 2-succinyl-6-hydroxy-2,4-cyclohexadiene-1-carboxylate synthase, whose product MTIAHLDNHQIYYQLTGSPNQPVIMFLHGFMGNSQDWENIISSLADKYRCLTLDLPGHGETKTTGGDNAYTISYTAHALIQLLDYLNIDKCFLAGYSMGGRLALYTLLHYPDRFQTALLESASPGLKTPQEQSQRRQQDAQLAQQLETGDLSEFVRKWYQQPLFATLQNHPQYAKLIQRRLQNNPQELAKSLRMMGTGQQPSLWPQLPQNHIPLLLLAGEQDPKFIAINTEMAAACPAAKLAIIPQAGHNIHLEKLTVYLHQFSSVIFI is encoded by the coding sequence ATGACGATCGCCCACCTAGATAACCATCAAATCTACTATCAACTCACAGGCAGCCCCAACCAACCCGTAATCATGTTTTTACATGGATTTATGGGCAATAGCCAAGACTGGGAAAATATCATCTCATCCCTAGCCGATAAATACCGCTGCCTCACCCTTGACCTCCCCGGACACGGCGAAACCAAAACCACCGGCGGTGACAATGCCTACACCATATCCTACACCGCCCACGCCCTCATCCAATTACTAGATTACTTAAACATAGATAAATGCTTTCTGGCGGGATACTCGATGGGTGGCAGACTAGCATTATACACCCTCCTCCACTATCCCGATCGCTTTCAAACAGCCCTCCTAGAATCCGCCTCCCCCGGCCTAAAAACCCCCCAAGAACAATCTCAACGCCGCCAACAGGATGCACAGCTCGCCCAACAGTTAGAAACCGGCGATTTATCAGAATTTGTCCGCAAATGGTATCAACAACCACTATTTGCCACTTTGCAAAACCATCCCCAGTATGCTAAACTCATCCAGAGGCGATTACAAAACAACCCCCAAGAGCTGGCCAAATCCCTGCGGATGATGGGCACCGGCCAACAACCATCCCTCTGGCCACAACTCCCACAAAATCACATCCCTCTGCTGCTTTTAGCCGGAGAACAAGACCCCAAATTTATCGCCATCAACACCGAAATGGCCGCTGCTTGTCCCGCTGCTAAATTAGCAATTATTCCCCAAGCCGGTCACAACATCCATTTAGAAAAATTAACTGTTTATTTACATCAATTCTCATCAGTCATATTCATATGA
- a CDS encoding o-succinylbenzoate synthase gives MKIKCYCRPYQRSFKAPVQTSHGTWYLREGIIIRLSDSEGNIGWGEIAPLSWFGSETWDQAWDFCQQLPPEITPETIYSIPSELPACQFGFGSAWETMTRGDGETLKVRSWALAQKNDGETGKSGDGDSPMENQKLLKFSVLLPTGAAAIHSLPLLWQQGYRTFKWKISVSPIEAEIRILHQIIAQLPPSGLLRLDANGGLTYSQAKQWLRITDAWGDKIEFIEQPLPVNQLESMFKLSDEHTTPLALDESVATIAQITEVYHQGWRGIFVIKPSISGFPWELRHFGQTHQIDAVFSSVFETEIGYNNALQFAAELKPNRAVGFGVNHWFEGEQGQR, from the coding sequence ATGAAAATTAAATGTTATTGTCGTCCCTATCAGCGCAGTTTTAAAGCTCCTGTGCAAACCAGTCACGGCACTTGGTATCTGCGCGAAGGTATCATTATCCGCCTCAGCGACAGTGAGGGAAACATCGGTTGGGGAGAAATCGCCCCTCTCAGTTGGTTCGGTTCGGAGACTTGGGATCAAGCCTGGGATTTTTGCCAGCAACTCCCCCCAGAAATCACCCCAGAAACTATTTACTCCATTCCCAGCGAATTGCCCGCCTGTCAGTTTGGGTTTGGCTCTGCTTGGGAGACGATGACACGGGGAGATGGGGAGACTCTTAAGGTTCGTAGTTGGGCTTTAGCCCAAAAAAACGATGGGGAGACGGGGAAATCGGGAGATGGGGATTCCCCAATGGAAAATCAAAAATTACTTAAATTTAGCGTTTTGCTACCTACCGGAGCAGCAGCTATTCATTCATTGCCCCTATTATGGCAACAGGGATATCGGACTTTTAAGTGGAAAATCAGCGTTTCCCCCATTGAAGCAGAAATTAGAATTTTGCACCAGATTATCGCCCAATTACCCCCATCAGGATTACTCCGTCTGGATGCTAACGGGGGATTAACTTATTCCCAAGCCAAACAATGGCTGCGAATCACCGACGCTTGGGGGGATAAAATCGAGTTTATCGAGCAGCCTTTGCCGGTCAATCAGTTAGAATCTATGTTCAAGTTAAGCGATGAACACACCACACCTTTGGCTCTGGATGAATCTGTAGCGACTATCGCACAAATTACGGAAGTTTATCACCAGGGTTGGCGGGGTATTTTTGTGATTAAACCCAGTATCTCCGGTTTTCCTTGGGAATTGCGGCATTTTGGCCAAACTCACCAAATAGATGCGGTTTTTTCCTCGGTATTTGAAACCGAAATAGGTTATAATAATGCTCTCCAGTTTGCCGCAGAGTTAAAACCTAATCGGGCTGTGGGTTTTGGTGTGAATCACTGGTTTGAGGGGGAACAGGGACAACGATGA